The Fibrobacter sp. genome contains a region encoding:
- a CDS encoding C25 family cysteine peptidase, giving the protein MKSVFYIISILSLCASAFATTVVEDSRSRFVLDDGVLETSIHGCMDSLGGFVPGNQFEPENATVSAESDVPFRIYRVAVPAGATPRVSLSVKKTKPMQGNFCKGGKLNFFPVSASSPYMRDGLWMVDIRVPLYEKAGASFRLRTQYRLTVEFSVTGSGINPGKRAVSRVMNENGASHFGVSRNKYRNSLRRSASSDLSDVHFIAKFVVGDQNVAATGEDGLYALDFKTVQKALLPYYALSELNSIPVEKLRLFGASPDTMTAMVPGPDVLAPVHLFDIPFEVRDHSKNGNSMSPDGTFNEGDSIVFVGYGSSYWKLGDSAYYHTTSPYSFYQHFQLGWSDTGKGKRLKDKISFSSSGAKDVPLMRYVRAEKDAFLIDTYYGKELDWEKNSGKEWFWFWHSRIDTTVVSSSELLYGMPQMKNLPGRVDGGQSLLQVTYFPHRSVWKDRIENVAQSGGMFLSAEGMTKRMEEVRFLFDVNGKKYSRADATLGAEGNFWIKNPPLKDSDNAYVLTMLPNGRQYDRFDGFTVAYQWTPVVDTAEWYLPGRVSGKIRMPVPDGVSLMKFVNMVPVGVLENSGKYAVDSVAAGEDVRYLAYREIFRNGENRNLITVEGLPAPSPDVLSEISKINSKTEYLIITPPEFIDGAVMLGKFRSEGQAVSKYATTVVNVEDIYRLYTGGSLSPIAIRNYIAYAYSLCPDLKYVLLLGTGHYDYRGAIEKRDKNFMPPFELEDNVTEDFFAALDSGEMVRYGFYDLDLAVGRLPVRTPDELSDYIEKAKEYEMVGRFDHSEWRNTVILAADDAKNGTEIDKARHAETQEQEISQSIDKLVDELGVRWNQKKIYLLDYEADAAGQKKDATADFLNLLNQGALLAIYFGHGSKTDWASEGLLKPSYIPRLSNQGRYTILNSFSCIVGRFDQGGSRSLSEEFVVARSAGSIVSIGATRETFGQQNKTLGKNFIFGLLRNDGISVGDAFMQAKNMNTSKFQSKNYDNQRFNNEHYTLFGEPLIKMLKNGFDVTLDQKIDTLKALDKMKLSGSVKGMENGTIELSLRGGRSYKNMYLGFQVNEKDATTDSIKVSYDGSLIYSEKIPVVGGRYKTEFVTPRKISFGDTAVELNAWAYSKDDREIGRFRVGGISISGFSSYADSLHDSEPPIIKIQNCYSKGTESSFSEGETVKLQAPACLQVVVEDSTALDFREQPDEGLSIEIQGVENPYHPYPFLEQSSKKAVFRKTFTLENYPEGSYLFRVRALDVLGNMAVKSLNIEIAEDMKAGLADVFNVPNPVGKKGTTFFFKNLAVDRESTVNIFIYNQHGRLVKVIKDAVSGVTHWDGKDNHGRKLANGLYHYVVRSEVPAVGNSKAKTWTKKQKLLISR; this is encoded by the coding sequence GTGAAGTCTGTTTTTTACATAATATCGATTTTATCTCTTTGCGCATCGGCGTTCGCGACCACGGTGGTGGAAGATTCCCGCTCGCGGTTCGTGCTGGATGATGGTGTTCTTGAAACTTCGATTCACGGCTGCATGGACAGCCTGGGCGGGTTTGTTCCCGGTAATCAGTTCGAACCTGAAAATGCCACGGTGAGCGCCGAGAGCGATGTCCCGTTCCGCATATACCGCGTGGCCGTCCCCGCGGGAGCCACGCCCCGTGTTTCTCTCTCTGTCAAGAAGACCAAACCCATGCAGGGAAATTTCTGCAAGGGTGGCAAACTGAATTTTTTCCCGGTTTCCGCGTCATCTCCGTACATGCGAGACGGACTGTGGATGGTCGATATCCGCGTCCCCCTGTACGAAAAGGCGGGCGCATCGTTTAGGCTGCGCACGCAGTACCGCCTTACGGTCGAATTCTCCGTGACCGGTTCGGGTATAAATCCCGGAAAGCGTGCCGTCTCCCGCGTGATGAACGAAAACGGCGCATCGCATTTCGGGGTGTCGCGCAACAAGTACCGCAATTCGCTCCGTCGCTCTGCTTCGAGTGACCTTTCCGACGTGCATTTTATCGCGAAGTTCGTGGTGGGCGACCAGAACGTAGCGGCTACAGGCGAAGACGGTCTCTATGCCCTGGACTTCAAGACTGTCCAGAAGGCGCTCCTGCCTTATTACGCCCTGTCCGAATTGAACAGTATTCCTGTCGAGAAACTGAGGCTTTTCGGTGCTTCTCCGGATACGATGACGGCTATGGTCCCGGGTCCCGACGTACTTGCGCCCGTGCACCTGTTCGATATCCCGTTTGAAGTGCGCGACCATTCAAAGAACGGGAACAGCATGAGTCCGGACGGGACCTTCAACGAGGGGGACTCGATTGTATTCGTGGGCTACGGATCTTCGTACTGGAAACTGGGCGACAGCGCCTACTACCATACCACTTCGCCGTATTCTTTCTATCAGCATTTCCAGCTGGGCTGGAGCGACACAGGTAAGGGCAAGCGCCTTAAGGACAAGATTTCGTTCTCGTCTTCGGGCGCGAAGGATGTTCCGCTCATGCGCTATGTCCGTGCGGAGAAAGACGCATTCCTGATTGATACCTACTATGGAAAGGAACTGGACTGGGAAAAGAATTCGGGCAAGGAATGGTTCTGGTTCTGGCATTCCAGGATAGACACTACGGTGGTATCTTCGTCGGAGTTGCTCTACGGGATGCCGCAAATGAAGAATTTGCCGGGTCGTGTTGACGGTGGACAGTCGCTCCTGCAGGTGACTTATTTCCCGCATCGTTCTGTCTGGAAGGACCGCATCGAAAATGTAGCCCAGTCCGGAGGAATGTTCCTTTCTGCCGAAGGTATGACGAAAAGGATGGAGGAAGTCCGGTTCCTGTTCGATGTCAATGGCAAGAAGTATTCTAGGGCTGACGCCACACTCGGTGCCGAAGGGAATTTCTGGATAAAGAACCCTCCGCTGAAGGATTCTGACAACGCCTATGTATTGACGATGCTTCCGAACGGCAGACAGTACGACCGATTTGACGGCTTTACTGTGGCGTACCAGTGGACGCCTGTCGTGGACACTGCGGAATGGTATTTGCCGGGCCGGGTTTCGGGAAAAATCCGTATGCCGGTTCCTGATGGCGTGAGCCTCATGAAGTTCGTGAATATGGTTCCTGTCGGTGTGCTCGAGAATTCGGGCAAGTATGCCGTAGACAGCGTTGCCGCCGGCGAGGACGTGCGTTACCTCGCGTACCGCGAAATATTCCGTAATGGCGAGAATCGCAATCTTATTACGGTGGAGGGCCTGCCGGCCCCGTCTCCCGACGTGCTTTCCGAAATCTCGAAAATCAATTCCAAGACGGAATACCTCATTATAACTCCGCCGGAGTTTATAGACGGTGCTGTCATGCTGGGCAAGTTCCGTTCGGAGGGGCAGGCCGTTTCCAAGTATGCGACGACGGTCGTGAATGTCGAGGATATCTACCGCCTGTATACGGGCGGCTCGCTTTCGCCGATAGCCATAAGGAACTATATCGCTTACGCTTATTCCCTGTGCCCCGACCTCAAATATGTGCTTTTGCTGGGTACCGGCCATTACGACTATCGAGGCGCAATCGAAAAGCGCGACAAGAATTTCATGCCTCCCTTCGAACTCGAAGACAACGTCACGGAAGACTTCTTCGCGGCTTTGGATTCCGGCGAAATGGTGCGCTACGGTTTCTACGATTTGGATTTGGCTGTGGGCCGTCTGCCGGTCCGTACGCCCGACGAACTCTCGGACTATATAGAAAAGGCTAAGGAGTACGAGATGGTCGGACGGTTCGACCATTCTGAATGGCGCAATACGGTTATTCTTGCTGCTGATGATGCCAAGAACGGAACGGAGATCGACAAGGCACGACATGCGGAAACGCAGGAACAGGAAATTTCCCAGAGCATAGACAAGCTGGTTGATGAACTCGGTGTTCGCTGGAACCAGAAAAAAATCTATTTGCTGGATTACGAGGCGGATGCCGCCGGCCAGAAAAAGGATGCGACTGCGGACTTCTTGAATCTCTTGAACCAGGGTGCCTTGCTTGCAATTTATTTTGGACATGGTTCCAAGACGGACTGGGCTTCTGAGGGACTCTTGAAGCCTAGCTACATACCGAGGCTTTCGAATCAGGGGCGTTATACGATTCTCAATTCGTTCTCTTGTATCGTCGGACGTTTTGATCAGGGCGGGTCGAGATCCTTGTCCGAAGAGTTTGTTGTTGCCCGGTCGGCGGGTTCCATCGTGTCGATAGGTGCTACCCGCGAGACGTTCGGACAGCAAAACAAGACTTTGGGAAAGAATTTTATATTCGGACTCCTGCGGAATGACGGCATTTCTGTCGGTGATGCATTCATGCAAGCCAAAAACATGAATACTTCGAAATTCCAATCGAAGAATTATGATAACCAGCGTTTCAACAACGAACACTATACCCTTTTCGGTGAACCTCTCATCAAGATGCTCAAGAACGGTTTCGATGTGACGCTCGACCAGAAAATCGATACGCTGAAGGCGCTGGACAAGATGAAGCTTTCTGGTTCGGTCAAGGGCATGGAAAATGGTACTATTGAACTGTCGTTGCGCGGTGGCCGCAGTTACAAGAATATGTATTTGGGTTTCCAGGTTAACGAAAAAGATGCGACGACGGATTCTATTAAGGTTTCTTATGATGGTTCCCTGATTTATTCGGAAAAAATTCCTGTTGTCGGTGGCCGTTACAAGACGGAATTCGTGACTCCTCGCAAGATATCGTTTGGCGATACCGCAGTGGAACTCAATGCCTGGGCGTATTCCAAGGACGATCGCGAAATCGGGCGTTTCCGGGTTGGCGGCATCTCTATTTCCGGTTTTTCCTCCTATGCCGATTCGCTTCACGATTCCGAACCTCCGATTATAAAAATCCAGAACTGCTATTCCAAGGGAACGGAATCCTCGTTCTCGGAAGGCGAGACGGTGAAGTTGCAGGCGCCCGCCTGTCTCCAGGTCGTTGTAGAGGATTCTACGGCCCTCGATTTCCGCGAACAGCCGGATGAAGGCCTGTCCATCGAAATTCAGGGTGTCGAGAATCCGTACCACCCGTATCCTTTCTTGGAACAGTCTTCCAAGAAGGCGGTTTTCCGCAAAACGTTTACGCTCGAGAATTATCCGGAAGGTAGCTACCTGTTCCGCGTGCGTGCACTCGATGTGCTCGGGAACATGGCTGTCAAGTCGTTGAATATCGAGATTGCCGAAGACATGAAGGCTGGACTTGCGGACGTGTTCAATGTCCCTAATCCGGTGGGCAAGAAGGGCACGACGTTCTTCTTCAAGAATCTTGCTGTGGACCGCGAGTCTACGGTGAACATCTTCATCTATAACCAGCACGGTCGCCTGGTGAAGGTCATCAAGGATGCTGTTTCGGGCGTTACGCACTGGGACGGCAAGGATAATCACGGACGTAAACTGGCGAACGGGCTGTACCATTATGTTGTTCGCAGCGAAGTTCCCGCGGTGGGAAATTCTAAGGCGAAGACTTGGACAAAGAAACAGAAACTATTGATTTCGAGGTAA
- a CDS encoding YicC/YloC family endoribonuclease yields MSIISMTGFGKSESTLNGTTCVIEVRSVNSRFLEISAKIPKNFAYLENDFKAQIKEKLARGSVNLSITLGEGSVGNIPVCYNETAVSKFVEITKAMQEKFGIKGEITLDHILSIPEVLQFTDAGADNEVWEKHLKAELDKALDGVIAMREKEGANLAADLTKRVAHLEDVLAKVEVLDPQRIETWKVKFKERVDTLMKDSEIDDVRLLQEACIMADKLDIHEEITRFHSHNKLFLDALKKGGAQGKNLGFILQEMGREANTLGTKCQSADIAALAIELKNEIECIREQSLNIA; encoded by the coding sequence ATGTCCATAATTTCCATGACCGGGTTCGGCAAGAGCGAATCCACCCTGAACGGAACCACCTGCGTTATCGAAGTGCGCAGCGTGAACAGCCGTTTCCTTGAAATTTCCGCAAAAATTCCGAAAAACTTCGCCTACCTCGAAAACGACTTCAAGGCGCAAATCAAGGAAAAACTCGCCCGCGGCTCGGTGAACCTCTCCATCACGCTCGGTGAAGGCAGCGTCGGCAACATCCCCGTATGCTACAACGAGACGGCGGTGAGCAAGTTCGTGGAAATCACGAAGGCCATGCAGGAAAAATTCGGCATCAAGGGCGAAATCACGCTCGACCACATCCTCTCGATTCCGGAAGTATTGCAGTTTACCGACGCCGGTGCCGACAACGAAGTATGGGAAAAGCACCTGAAGGCGGAACTCGACAAGGCGCTTGACGGCGTCATCGCCATGCGCGAAAAGGAAGGCGCGAACCTCGCCGCCGACCTCACGAAGCGTGTCGCCCACCTGGAAGACGTGCTCGCGAAAGTCGAAGTACTCGACCCGCAGCGCATTGAAACTTGGAAGGTCAAGTTCAAGGAACGCGTGGACACCTTGATGAAGGACAGCGAAATCGACGACGTGCGCCTGCTGCAGGAAGCCTGCATCATGGCGGACAAGCTCGATATTCATGAAGAGATTACGCGATTCCACAGCCACAACAAGCTGTTCCTGGACGCGCTCAAGAAAGGCGGAGCGCAGGGAAAGAACCTCGGGTTTATCCTTCAGGAGATGGGACGCGAGGCGAATACGCTCGGGACAAAGTGCCAGAGCGCGGATATCGCAGCGCTTGCCATCGAACTCAAGAATGAAATCGAGTGCATTAGGGAGCAGAGCCTCAACATCGCATAA